Proteins co-encoded in one Juglans regia cultivar Chandler chromosome 16, Walnut 2.0, whole genome shotgun sequence genomic window:
- the LOC109017697 gene encoding uncharacterized mitochondrial protein AtMg00810-like: MTNGNSFTALLIYVDDILVASDSLSSIAVIKDSLHNKFKIKDLGVLRYFLGIEVAQSSEGIHICQRKYALDILADSGVLGSKPVKIPMEQNLKLSKTTGSPLADPSIYRRLIGRLLYLTITRPDISYPVQTLSQFMDQPTTTHLASAQKILRYIKATPGQGLLLSSTSELHLNSYCDFDWASCPDT; encoded by the coding sequence ATGACAAATGGTAACTCTTTTACTGCCCTACtcatatatgtggatgacattttagTTGCTAGTGATTCCTTAAGTTCAATTGCTGTTATCAAAGACTCATTGCAtaacaaattcaaaattaaagatctTGGTGTTTTGAGATACTTCCTTGGGATAGAAGTAGCTCAATCTTCAGAAGGTATTCACATTTGCCAACGAAAGTATGCCCTTGACATACTTGCAGATTCTGGTGTTTTAGGGTCCAAACCAGTAAAAATTCCTATGGaacaaaatttgaagttgagCAAAACCACTGGTTCACCTCTTGCTGATCCCTCCATCTATCGAAGATTGATTGGTAGGCTGCTTTACCTAACAATCACTCGTCCAGACATCAGTTATCCTGTCCAAACTCTCAGCCAGTTCATGGATCAGCCCACCACAACTCACTTAGCTTCTGCTCagaaaattttaagatatattaaAGCTACACCTGGTCAAGGCTTGTTGCTGTCATCTACTTCAGAGCTGCATCTTAATTCTTATTGTGATTTTGACTGGGCATCTTGCCCTGATACATGA